CGTGCTCGCGGTTCTGGGCGCGCTGTTCATGGTTGGTGGCTCAACACAACGCATGCAGGCGTGGGCGTTTGCGGCTGCGATGGTCGCCGCCAGTCTCTGTGTGGTCGTCATTCATCTCTACGAGTAGCAGACGTGTCGGGGGTGTGGGACGCAATTGTTAAGCCGCTCACAGCCCAATGGGATGGCAATGACTAGCTACACCGACGAGGAACAACGGATCGTCGCCTATCTCCGCGACAGCGTCTCCCGAGGCGAGCGATATTTCCGGGCCAAGACCATCGCCGAGGCCATCGGGCTCTCCTCGAAACAGGTCGGTGTACGGCTTCCGCGGCTGGCCGAAAAATCCGACGACGTTCAGATCGAGAAATGGAGTCGTGCCAAATCGACGACGTGGCGCGTCACCCCCGAGTAACCCTCGCTCAGCGTCTCGGTGCCGCTTCCACGCCCTTTTTACCTACGCCATTCGACTCCTCACCAATGACAGTCCGTGTCTCACGGAGCTTCGAGTTCGATGTGCCCGGCGAGCGAGTCTGGGAGTTTATCGCCGATCCCGAAAAACGAGCCGGCGCGATCAGCGTCGTCGACTCCTATGAACTCCGCGGGGAGAACCGAGCGATCTGGCAGGTCAAACTGCCGATTCCACTGATCAACTCCACGATCACGGTAAAAACCGAAGACGTGCTTCGAGAGCCACCCCACCGCGTCAAGTTCTCCGGGCGCTCGAAAGGGATGAATGTGACCGGCGAACACACGATCACCGACACCGACACCGGCTGTCGACTCACAAACGAGTTCGTCGTCGACGGGAAGCTCCCGGGCGTCGAGAAGTTCTTCAAACGAAACCTCGATACGGAAATTGACAACCTCGAAGACGCCCTGCGGGCCGATATCGCTGCCGACAACTGAACATGAAACTCGCCCTCGCACAGCTACAGATCGAACCCGGCGCGGTCGAAGCAAATCTCTCGCGGGCCGCCGAGGCCGTCGCGGCTGCCGCCGCCGATGGCGCGGATCTGGTCGTCCTCCCCGAACAGTTCGTGGTCGGTTTTTTCGCGTTTGACGACTACCCAACCCACGCTGCAGGGCTCAATGAACCGATTTTCGACCGACTCGCCGAACTGGCCGTCGAGAATAGCGTGGGACTGGTCGCCGGAACGACGGTCGAAGATCTTGCGGCCAGTGCCGAAGCAGGCTACGACGTGCCAGCCGACAGTGGATATGCGAACACGGCCGTCTTTTTCGACCGCGACGGCGACCAGCGCGGCGTCTACCGGAAACACCACCTGTTCGGCTACGAGTCGGCCGAATCGGAGCTGTTGGTGCCCGGCGAGCGTCTCGATATTGTCGACTTCGAGGGACTGAAAGTAGGAATAACGACCTGCTACGATCTGCGGTTTCCCGAACTGTATCGGCGGCTGGTCGACCGCGGGGTAGAATTGATCGTCGTGCCGAGCGCGTGGCCCTACCCGCGGGTCGAACACTGGAAAACGCTCGGGCGGGCCCGAGCCATCGAGAACCTCTGTTATGTGGCGACTACTAACGGGTCCGGAACGTTCCCGGAGGCCGATTCGACGCTCTGTGGCCGGTCGACGGTCTACGATCCATGGGGGACGACGATGGCCAGCGTGGGCGATGAGCCGACACGCCTCGCAGTCGAAGTCGACCCCCAGCGAGTCCAAGAGATTCGGGAGCGGTTTCCCGCCCTCGGTGACCGCCGGGACTGAGTTTCGAGGGCCGGAGGACGGTGCATTTATCAACGCCTGATACCAACGGTGAGGTGCCGACGCATCGACGCTTTTCTCGTCGCCGTCGGCAAGAACGCTGCCGCGCCCATCCCAGTCGCTTCAGTTCGGGTCTGGTCGGACCCGACAACGAGCCGAGGAGTCGGGGG
This sequence is a window from Halohasta litchfieldiae. Protein-coding genes within it:
- a CDS encoding nitrilase-related carbon-nitrogen hydrolase, producing the protein MKLALAQLQIEPGAVEANLSRAAEAVAAAAADGADLVVLPEQFVVGFFAFDDYPTHAAGLNEPIFDRLAELAVENSVGLVAGTTVEDLAASAEAGYDVPADSGYANTAVFFDRDGDQRGVYRKHHLFGYESAESELLVPGERLDIVDFEGLKVGITTCYDLRFPELYRRLVDRGVELIVVPSAWPYPRVEHWKTLGRARAIENLCYVATTNGSGTFPEADSTLCGRSTVYDPWGTTMASVGDEPTRLAVEVDPQRVQEIRERFPALGDRRD
- a CDS encoding CoxG family protein, producing the protein MTVRVSRSFEFDVPGERVWEFIADPEKRAGAISVVDSYELRGENRAIWQVKLPIPLINSTITVKTEDVLREPPHRVKFSGRSKGMNVTGEHTITDTDTGCRLTNEFVVDGKLPGVEKFFKRNLDTEIDNLEDALRADIAADN
- a CDS encoding DUF7123 family protein, which encodes MTSYTDEEQRIVAYLRDSVSRGERYFRAKTIAEAIGLSSKQVGVRLPRLAEKSDDVQIEKWSRAKSTTWRVTPE
- a CDS encoding DUF7525 family protein, producing the protein METGSVDSDKAIGISMAFGVLAVLGALFMVGGSTQRMQAWAFAAAMVAASLCVVVIHLYE